The Echinicola jeungdonensis genomic sequence GCAATTTTATCGCCCCAGAATTCATAAAGGTTTTTCCCTTTTTTATTTTCCAGGGAAATTCCCATCTCCAAACGATAGGGTTGGATCAAGTCCAGGGTTTAAGGAGTCCGTATAAACCGGAAAGGATCCTAGATGTTCTTGGGCAAATTTCAAAATCCTTTAAGGAATAATGTTCAATATCCATATTTCTGTAAACATCCCCATTAAAAGTCAAAAGCGCCTGCTTTGGAATTTTCCCGGGTAAACTCTTTTTCAAAATTTCTATACCTCTCATGGTTAAGTTCTCCAATGTTTTCACTGACTTTCATCAAATTTTGGATGTCAGAAGTGGACTTTTTCTTCATGATGGAAACCAAGGATTGGATTTCCTTGGGAAAATCAGGTTGAGTCGATAATGAAATGTCAGTGCTGCTTAAATCCAGTGATTTGGCTGGGGAAATTAATGTGATCATGCGTTATTCTACTACTACAATAGCTTTTTTTGGGATGGTTTGTTCTAGGTTTTGGTCCTGGCTTTTATATTTGACAATGACAGGGTAGGTGCCTATGGGGACCTTTTTGCCATTGACAAATCCATTCCATTCGCAAAATGGGGAATTTTCTGGAATTTTCTCTATACAATGATAAATTAACTCGCCCCATCGGTTATAAATCAAAACACTGATCTCATCCACAAAATCATTGACGTAAACAACAAAGTTTCTTTCCTCGTCTCCAGGGACAAGACCTGTAGGAATGGTGATCAGGAGCCTACAATCCTCAATTACTTAATGAAAGTGCATATTCACAGCTGGCCTGATCTGAAAGAATAAGTTCATAATTGCCCGGTTCGATAGGAGTGAAGGTGGAGTCAGTGCTGACCAATTCTCCATCAAGGCCACCACTCATATTCAGACCAATTTCCCAATGAATCCAAGGTTGTAGACACCCCTTCAATGGCACAAATGGTATAACTCTCCTCTAAAACAGGTGGTTCTGAATCCGATCTGAAAACTTCAATTTCATCTGTTCCTATGATACATTGCAGGTCTGCGGTTTCATTGATTACAAAAGCCCGGTATGTCCCAGATTCATCTACTGAAATTTCAGTCAAATCGTCAAATTGGGGGATCCTTTCTGAATTTCCATTAGTTACCCGGTGCCATTCTATCCTGATTTCATCAGATAGTTCAACATCAATATCAGCAGTAATGACAGCAGGGGTGTTGTCAAAACAAATGCCGGACTCTGCATTCAGGGATACCTGGGCTTGGTGAACAAATGGGACGGTTTCAAAAGTAATTGGAGGTCCCGGGCAGGCAGCCCAATTTTTGGTTGAACCTCCAGTGATAATTCTTCTTGTTGAGCGGAGATATTGTCTGACCCCTATTGACTATTGTGCCCTCACTGTTCCTCCACATAAAAATATAATCATCAGGATCAAACCAGGATCAGTACGGCTCGGTAAACCCCTCTTGGAGAGTTACATTGATATTGCGGGCCTGATACTTCATATATTACCTGATCATTTTAAACCAGGTTCAAATCTCTTATTCTTGGACAATCTTCATTGGTTAGGATCTGCTGGTAAGGTCAACCTGAACCAGAATAAATTGGAAGCTTATGGGATTTCTCCCTTACAGGTCAACCAGGCCATAACTTCTGCCAACCTGGATTTCCCAACCGGAAAATTAAAAAGTGATGATGAACAGATTTTGATCCGGCTTGCGGGGAAATTCACCAGCGTGAATGAGATCGGGAATTGGTGGTCAGCAATATGGGTGGATCTACCATAAAAGTTAATGATGTGGCTGAGGTGGTTGACTCCAATAAGGAAGAGGAAATTCTAAGTCGGCTGAATGGCAATAGCGCCATTGGGATAACCATCCAAAAACAATCGGATGCCAATGCAGTGGATGTGGCAGAAAGGGTTGATGAGGCATTGGCTGATTTGGAAGCCACTTACCAGGGAAGTGATTTGAAGTTTGAGGTCTCCCAGGATTCCTCTGACTTTACCCTGGAAGCTGCGGAAGCAGTGATTCACGATTTGATGATTGCGGTATTGTTGGTGGCTGCAATTATGCTCTTGTTCCTGCACAGTTTCCGGAATGCTTTGATTGTAATGATTGCTGTGCCTGCTTCCATTATTGCCACTTTTACCCTGATGTATCTGGCTGGATTTACCTTGAACCTGATGAGTTTATTGGCTCTTTCACTGGTGGTGGGGATCCTGGTGGATGATGCTATTGTGGTAATTGAGAACATTTACCGGCATATGGAAAAAGGGAAATCTGCCATACAAGCTTCCTATGATGGGATCCGGGAAATTGGAGGCACTGTAACCTCTATTACCCTGGTGATTGTGGTAGTGTTTGTGCCGCTTTCCATGACCGGAGGATTGATTGCAGGAATTTTAACCCAATTTAGTATTACAGTGGCCGTAGCGACCTTAATGAGTTTGTTGGTGGCCTTTACCTTGATACCCTTGTTGACCAGCCGCTTTTCTAAGCTGGAGCATATCAATCCGAAAAGTATATTTGGCCGGATTGTCAATGGCTTTGAGAAGATGTTGGACAGTGTGGTGGATTGGTTGACTGGAATCCTGAAATGGTCTTTAATAACAAAATCGTTACACTGGTAGTTACTCTTGTGCTGTTTGTTCTTCCTTTATGCTGGTTAGCAATGGCTTTATCGGAAGTGAATTTGTGAGTCAGGGTGACAAAGGGGAATTTATTATGAGGTTGGAGTTGCCCAAATCTTCCACTTTGGAAGAAACCAATTTCAAAACCCGGGAAGTGGAAAACTTTATTTCCAAAATGCCTGAAGTGACCGGTTTGTTCACCACAGTGGGGCAGACCACAGGAAGCATGTCCGGAAGCCAGGCCACACCATATGCGGCAGAGATTACCGTAAAAATGGTGGATGCGGAAAAAAGGAATATGACAGCACCTGAATTTGCCAGGAAGGTAGAAATCCAACTGGAGGAAAATATAGTTGGCGCTGAATTTACTGCAGTTCCCATTGGATTACCGGTACTGCCAATGATGCTCCCATTCAGATTGTGCTTTCAGGCCCTGACTTGGATACACTGAAAAGCTTCTCTGATAAGGTTATGGCAGAAATGGAGCAAGTCCCTGGTACCCGGAAAATAGAATCCAGCCTGGAGGAGGAAACCCGGAATCAGGGTGGAAGTGGACCGGGCCAAAATGGCGGACCTTGGCCTGAACATGAGTATGGTGGGCGGAACCATGCAAGTGGCTTTCAATGGCAATACTGATGCCCAATACCGGGATGGAGATTATGAATATGATATCAATGTCCGCATGGATGAGTTTGACAGAAAATCCGTCGGGGATATTGAAGCATTAGGATTTGTCAATAACAGGGGAGAGTTGATTCAATTGAAGCAATTTGCTAAGGTAATCCCTTCAGAAGGCCCTAGTGAGTTGCAGCGCCAGGACAGAATTGGTTTCTGTAACTGTTAAGTCCCAGGTATCCGGTAGACCAACCGGTACGGTGGGGGCAGAAATTCAGGAGAGAATTGCCCAATTGGAAATTCCAAAAGAGGTGAGTATTTCCTATGCAGGTGATATGAAAATGCAGGAAGAAGGATTTGGAAGCCTGGGAATTGCTTTGTTGGCATCGATATTGTTGATCTACCTGATTATGGTGGTCTTGTATGATAATTATGTTTATCCTTTGTTGTAATGTTTTCGCTGCCATTGGCGGTGATTGGGCTCTTTTGGCCTGGCCATGTCCAGCAGCTCGCTAAGTATTTTCAGTATTCTTGGATTAACTATGCTGATGGGACTGGTTGCAAAGAACGCCATTATGCTTGTTGACTTTACTAATCAGCTGAAAGAAGCTGGACTGGAGGTAAAAGCTGCCTTGGTCAAAGCAGTGGAAATCCGGTTTCGTCGATCTTGATGACCACTTTGGCCATGGTATTTGGGATGTTGCCCATTGCATTGGCATCAGGGGCCGGTGCGGAGTGGAAAAATGGCTTGGCCTGGGCATTGATCGGGGGGCTGATTTCCTCCATGTTCCTGACCATGGTAGTTGTGCCAGTTATATATTACCTGTTTGACCGGATCCTGGCCAGGTTTGGGAAAGACCAGAAAAAGGAAATTCATATAGAGGAAAAAGCCTTGAGGAAGAAGAATCCGAGGTGGCGGAGTATGTTTATTAACTCAGCTCGAATCTAAAAACGTCACTGCGAGGAGGAGAACGAGGACGAAGCAGTCTCGTCTTTGAAAACGAGATTGCTTCCTCCCCTTGGTCGTCGCAATGACGATAGCGACCCTGCTTCGGTCTTTTTTATTAGTCGAACTCAGGTTATTAATAATCTATAGTTGGTTGTTTTTATGGATGAGGTTTAATTGGTGCACCCGGCTATAAGGGCCAGGGTGCCCAATTAGCATCGATTCCGATATGACCAGGACAAATTGAATGGGGTTTACGTCCTGAATAAAATGTGAGAAAAATGAAAACAAATTATACCAAGATAAAAAACCATCATCCAGGTAATGGGGAAATATGGAGTAAAGCCACTTTCCAAGATGAAGGGGCAGATTTTTGTCCATGACCTGGGATTTGATGCCGTTTATGTGGGCGGCTTGATCTATGATTGGAAGATGCGCTACATGTCCGGTTGGATGATGACGAAGCCAAAAATTTACGTAATCCCCAGGAGTTGATTGGGTCAATGTTGAGGTATCAGAATTAGTTTAGAAAAGTATCCAGTAATAGGATATTAGTAGCAAGTGGTAAATTGTAAATGCCGGAATAATGTTGACCACATAGGGTTAAAATTCTGTTTCTAAAATGAGTTATTAGAGCAGGAGGCTACAGTTTAATGGTTCCACGCCTGTGTTCGCTACGGCTTAGTAAAGAGGATGGGGCAAAGGAGAAAAGGTGCCGTTAAAAGATGCTGTTGCCTTTTTTTATTATAGTAGGGAGTAGCGAGATTTGAGTCGTCCAAGCGACGGAGTCGAATGCGGTCCCTGAGCGCCTGCCTCCCGGAGGGATGGGAGCTGAAGGGCCGCTATCGTATTATTTGTGGAGTGGATTTGCAACAAAAAACTGGACAAATGATTAAGCTCTATGTTAATATAATAACGCCTGCCGCGGGCTCCTCAAATTGTCAGTGCGATATTGAAAAAAAATCACCCTGACAATTTCGAGGTCAGTCTTTATACGGTAATTTTTTTGTTGGTTTTTCCGAACTGATCAGGTGATAGGTACCCAAGTGAGGAGTGTCTCCTGTTCCTATTGTACCAGATTTCAATAAATTCGAAAATTTCCTGTTTTGCTTGCATTACTGATCCGTATTTACGGTATCCTGTTTCCGATTTCAGGATTTTGAAGAAGTTTTCAGCTACTGCATTGTCCCAGCAGTTTCCTTTTCTGCTCATGCTCTGCCTCACCTTTTCAGAATCGAGTTCATTCTTGAATTCACCGCAGGCATATTGTACGCCCCTGTCTGAATGGAAAACCAGGTCTCTGAAAAAAGGCCTGTTGATCTGTGCCATTCGCCATGCCGGTATAACTGTTGCCCCGGCATGCATGGTGGTGGACATCGACCATCCGATTATCTTACGGTCATACAGGTCCATGATCATGGTCAGGTAAAGCCATCCCTCTTCTGTCCAGATGTAGGTAATGTCCGATACCCATGATTTTGCAGGGCCATCAGGGCTGAAGTTCCTGTTAAGCAGGTTCGGACTGATTCTGAAACTGTGGTTAGATTCAGTGGTACAGACACTGAACTTCCCCGATATCACACTCCTGAGCCCATTTGCTTTCATTATCCTGGCAACCCTTGGCCTGGACACCGAAAAGCCCCTGTCCCTAAGCTCAATGGTTATCTTCGGACTTCCATACCGGCACTTGCTTTCAGCATAGATTTTATGGATTTCCCTGGATACTTCTTCTCGCTCCTCAGCACATTTGGATGGTTTTCGGTTAAGCCAGCCATAAAAACCGCTTCTGCTTACTTTAAAAACCCTGCACATCTTTTCAACAGCAAACTCGTGCCTGTGAGCCCTTATGAACCGGAATATTTGTTGTCCCCCTTGGAAAAGATGCTTACTGCCTTTTTTAGAATATCACGCTCCAGTTCGGCTTCTTTCAGGCTTTTTTCAAGGCAAGGATTTCTTTCTCTTCTTCTGTTAGATGCTGTTTCCCGTTTCCGGGAAGCTGCTGGATTCACTTGCTTTAAATTCCCTGGCCCAACGCCTGACCAGGTCTGGTCCAATCCCAAGTTCTCTTCCAACTTCAGTACTTGTTTTTCCATTCAAATGAAGCTCTACGGCCATCGTTTTAAAGGCCTTGTCAAATGTTTCTCCTTTCTCTATTACTCATTGTTTCAAATTTAAGAAAAGAGCTTAACTTATTGTCCAGTCAAAGGTATACACTCCAGAGCCCATTTAAGCCCTGTTAAAGGCGACTACAAAATATTACCCGGGGTTCAAAACCCGGGAAATATAGCCACACCCATCTCTTGGCTTTAGCCGCCTAACAGTCACTTACTGCCAACCCTTTTTCGCTAAAGCCCCATTCTATTAATATTTGAACAATGAGCCATTAAAAAGTCCCTTGTTCTACAGGGTTACAAATCCTGATTTATTGGGATTTTGACATTGCAAATGTCGAATAGCGGTAATAGGTAACCCGAGGAATGGGTTGAAATAATGAGGGCTTTTTATTAACTTCTAAAGGTGTTTCTCACTTTTCGGGAAAATATGTCCAAGAGGTGTTCTTTGAAAAAAATCGGTTGAGTATTGGGAGATTTTTAACCGGAGAGGAAGAAATGAATTCCTATTGAGTTTTAAATTTTCAAAAGTGGAAAATCAAATGTCAGGGACCTTTCATTGGATAAGATTTACCCAGTGGGCCTTATTTTTTAGATTATATCCAGATCATAAAGACCTATAAAATTATTGTTCTAAAATAAGAGCGGTATAACGGAAAACAATTCTCAAGCAATGAAATAATTTTAAAGGATTTCCTGGTGATGAATCATAATGGTAAAAAACCTGCAGGTTCAACGATTTGGGAGATAAATACTCGGAAATATCATATAGAAAAATAAGCTTACTTGAACAATGATTTGAACTATGACCCAGATAAAAGACGAATGGAATGATGGGGATTCT encodes the following:
- the yaaA gene encoding peroxide stress protein YaaA is translated as MITLISPAKSLDLSSTDISLSTQPDFPKEIQSLVSIMKKKSTSDIQNLMKVSENIGELNHERYRNFEKEFTRENSKAGAFDF
- a CDS encoding gliding motility-associated C-terminal domain-containing protein; translation: MEDCRLLITIPTGLVPGDEERNFVVYVNDFVDEISVLIYNRWGELIYHCIEKIPENSPFCEWNGFVNGKKVPIGTYPVIVKYKSQDQNLEQTIPKKAIVVVE
- a CDS encoding efflux RND transporter permease subunit — encoded protein: MLVSNGFIGSEFVSQGDKGEFIMRLELPKSSTLEETNFKTREVENFISKMPEVTGLFTTVGQTTGSMSGSQATPYAAEITVKMVDAEKRNMTAPEFARKVEIQLEENIVGAEFTAVPIGLPVLPMMLPFRLCFQALTWIH
- a CDS encoding efflux RND transporter permease subunit, giving the protein MEVDRAKMADLGLNMSMVGGTMQVAFNGNTDAQYRDGDYEYDINVRMDEFDRKSVGDIEALGFVNNRGELIQLKQFAKVIPSEGPSELQRQDRIGFCNC